The following proteins come from a genomic window of Paenibacillus swuensis:
- a CDS encoding YitT family protein, translated as MPNKLPKNKHKELSRKDILKRVVFIITGALLVAIGLEFFLVNNNIIDGGIVGISIIASHLTGWPLGLFLFVLNLPFLFLGYKQIGKTFALSTLLGVTVMSLGTNFFHSWEPFTQDDLLAAVFGGIIIGIGVGLVIRFGGSLDGTEIVAILLNKKSPFSVGEMVMFFNLFILSSAGFVFEWDRAMYSLIAYFIAFKMIDITLEGFDESKSVWIISENNREIGEAILDRLGRGVTYLHGEGGFSGDYKNVVFCVITRLEEAKLKSIVDELDPAAFLAIGNIHDVKGGRFKKKDIH; from the coding sequence ATGCCGAATAAGTTACCAAAGAATAAGCATAAGGAGCTTTCGCGGAAAGACATTTTGAAACGAGTAGTATTCATCATTACAGGAGCTCTGCTTGTCGCAATCGGTCTGGAATTCTTCCTCGTTAACAATAACATCATCGACGGAGGCATTGTCGGCATCTCGATTATCGCATCCCATTTAACCGGGTGGCCGCTCGGATTGTTCTTATTCGTACTCAATCTGCCTTTCCTGTTTCTGGGGTACAAACAAATTGGAAAAACCTTCGCTCTATCCACACTGTTAGGCGTTACGGTCATGTCGCTAGGTACAAACTTCTTCCATTCCTGGGAGCCGTTCACGCAAGACGATCTGCTTGCAGCCGTGTTCGGAGGCATTATTATCGGTATCGGTGTCGGACTTGTCATTCGTTTCGGCGGATCACTGGACGGTACGGAAATCGTAGCCATCCTGCTAAATAAGAAATCGCCTTTTTCGGTTGGCGAGATGGTTATGTTTTTCAACCTGTTCATTCTGAGCAGCGCGGGGTTCGTCTTTGAATGGGACCGGGCGATGTACTCCTTAATTGCATACTTTATCGCTTTCAAAATGATTGATATTACGCTGGAAGGTTTCGACGAGTCGAAGTCGGTGTGGATCATCAGCGAGAATAACCGCGAAATCGGAGAGGCTATTCTGGACCGTCTAGGCCGGGGAGTGACGTACCTGCACGGAGAGGGCGGCTTCAGCGGAGATTACAAGAATGTCGTCTTCTGTGTGATTACCCGGCTGGAGGAAGCCAAGTTAAAGTCGATCGTAGACGAGCTGGATCCGGCAGCGTTTCTGGCCATCGGTAACATCCATGATGTGAAAGGCGGCCGTTTCAAGAAAAAGGACATCCACTAA
- the rluF gene encoding 23S rRNA pseudouridine(2604) synthase RluF → MRINKFISETGYCSRREADKLVAEGKVTINGKLAELGSQAEEGDDVRVNGEPIQEKSKHVYIALNKPIGITSTTEQHIEGNIVDFIGHRERIFPIGRLDKDSEGLILLTNDGDIVNRILRAEGKHEKEYIVTVDKPLTDSFIRGMSQGVKVLGSLTLPCEVHRVGERVFRILLTEGRNRQIRRMCSAFGYGVHRLQRIRIMNIVLGDLKKGAWRDLTESEKKVLFEQISYADPTGK, encoded by the coding sequence TTGAGAATTAATAAATTCATCAGTGAAACGGGTTACTGTTCAAGGCGGGAAGCGGACAAGCTCGTAGCCGAAGGAAAAGTAACCATTAACGGGAAGTTGGCGGAACTCGGCAGTCAGGCGGAAGAAGGGGACGATGTTCGTGTCAACGGAGAGCCGATTCAAGAGAAGAGCAAACACGTTTATATAGCATTGAACAAGCCTATAGGGATTACCAGCACGACCGAACAGCACATTGAGGGGAACATTGTGGATTTCATCGGGCATCGGGAACGGATCTTTCCGATTGGGCGGTTGGACAAGGACTCCGAAGGACTTATTCTGCTGACGAATGACGGAGATATCGTGAATCGTATTCTGCGCGCTGAAGGAAAGCATGAGAAGGAGTATATTGTGACCGTAGACAAGCCGTTAACGGATTCTTTCATTCGCGGCATGTCACAGGGGGTTAAGGTGCTCGGGAGCCTTACGTTGCCGTGTGAGGTCCACAGGGTTGGCGAGCGGGTGTTTCGCATTCTGCTGACCGAAGGCCGGAATCGACAGATTCGCCGGATGTGCTCCGCGTTCGGCTATGGGGTACATCGGTTGCAACGAATCCGAATTATGAATATTGTGCTGGGCGATTTGAAAAAAGGGGCTTGGCGTGATCTGACGGAATCTGAAAAAAAGGTTTTGTTTGAGCAGATTTCTTACGCCGATCCGACAGGGAAATAA
- a CDS encoding EamA family transporter yields the protein MKNIIYVFAGACSYGVLSMFVKLAYDDGYDVNQVLGSQMLFGFTMFMLLRVFRSYPRLPVTAVLQLMGLGATTGLTGVFYYSALQTIPASIAIVLLFQFTWIGVLIESVLHRQRPSRAQMFALLLLILGTVLAGGVLGPGAGLSELALSGILFGLLSAVSYALFIVYSGKISASAPALQRSVLVSFGSLVTCFLIFPPTFLLDGSLFSGTLPMWGLLLGLFGPVIPILLFTKGVPHIGGSLASILSAAELPVAVITSWLVLKETVTPLQWSGTIIILIGVVLPEWLSYRSQAKRTSTDTL from the coding sequence ATGAAAAATATAATCTATGTATTCGCAGGCGCCTGCTCGTATGGTGTTCTGTCCATGTTCGTAAAGCTGGCTTATGATGACGGTTATGATGTGAATCAGGTGCTGGGTTCGCAAATGCTGTTCGGTTTCACTATGTTCATGCTGCTCCGTGTATTCCGAAGCTATCCGCGTCTTCCCGTCACCGCCGTATTGCAGTTGATGGGTTTAGGAGCGACTACAGGCTTAACCGGGGTGTTCTATTACAGCGCGTTACAAACGATTCCCGCTTCGATCGCCATTGTTCTCTTATTTCAGTTTACATGGATTGGTGTTCTGATCGAGTCGGTGTTACATCGGCAGCGTCCCTCTCGGGCCCAGATGTTTGCCCTTCTGCTGCTTATCCTGGGAACCGTACTGGCCGGCGGTGTATTAGGCCCGGGGGCGGGGCTGAGCGAGCTGGCGCTTTCTGGCATCCTCTTCGGATTGTTATCCGCCGTATCTTATGCTTTGTTTATTGTGTATAGCGGCAAAATATCGGCTTCCGCACCCGCATTACAACGCAGTGTGTTGGTGTCCTTCGGGTCACTGGTAACCTGCTTCCTGATCTTCCCGCCGACCTTCCTGTTGGACGGTTCCCTGTTCAGCGGAACATTGCCTATGTGGGGACTCTTACTCGGACTGTTCGGTCCGGTGATTCCCATCCTGCTGTTCACGAAGGGTGTACCGCATATCGGCGGCTCGCTCGCTTCCATCCTTAGTGCGGCAGAGCTTCCCGTTGCCGTAATTACTTCTTGGCTCGTGCTGAAGGAAACGGTGACGCCATTGCAATGGTCGGGCACGATCATCATTCTGATCGGTGTCGTGCTTCCGGAATGGCTTTCCTATCGCTCCCAAGCCAAGCGTACCTCAACCGATACCCTATAA
- the pdxT gene encoding pyridoxal 5'-phosphate synthase glutaminase subunit PdxT, whose amino-acid sequence MKIGVLALQGAVAEHIRMIELAGGEGIAVKRTEQLGELDGIILPGGESTTIGKLIRKYGFLEELKQFANEGKAVFGTCAGLIVVADEIIGQDEAHLQLMDMKVSRNAFGRQRESFETDLPVKGISEPVRAVFIRAPLINEVGPEVEVLSTYKDEIVAAKQGNVLATSFHPELTDDFRMHAYFLDMIRATRQ is encoded by the coding sequence ATGAAAATAGGTGTATTGGCTCTGCAAGGAGCCGTGGCTGAACATATACGCATGATTGAGCTCGCCGGTGGCGAAGGTATTGCCGTAAAGCGTACCGAGCAACTGGGCGAGTTGGACGGGATCATTCTTCCTGGCGGCGAAAGCACTACCATCGGAAAACTCATACGCAAGTATGGCTTTCTGGAGGAGCTTAAACAGTTCGCCAATGAAGGTAAAGCTGTCTTCGGCACATGTGCCGGACTGATTGTGGTAGCGGATGAGATTATCGGACAAGATGAAGCTCACTTGCAACTCATGGATATGAAAGTATCCCGAAATGCATTCGGCAGACAACGCGAAAGCTTTGAGACGGACCTTCCTGTAAAGGGCATCTCAGAACCGGTAAGAGCGGTGTTTATCCGGGCACCTTTAATCAATGAGGTAGGCCCCGAGGTTGAAGTACTATCCACATACAAAGATGAGATTGTTGCCGCCAAGCAAGGAAACGTTCTGGCTACTTCATTTCATCCCGAATTAACGGATGACTTCCGGATGCATGCTTATTTTCTGGATATGATTCGCGCCACACGACAATAA
- a CDS encoding SDR family NAD(P)-dependent oxidoreductase: MKLRDKVAVITGGASGIGLAAARLFAQEGAKLVIGDTSDEGQQVVNTLMREGHEAMFVYTDVSKEAEVRGLMEAAVSRFGRVDVLFANAGIGEASPADEVPLEKWQRVMDVNLTGVFLSDKYAIQQMMKQGGGVIINNASILGHVGQNGVTSNAAAKGGVVNMTRSLGVTYAKEGIRINAVCPGYVETPMLADASEPERRALEEAHPIGRLGRAEEVAKAVLFLASDDASFVVGSSLMVDGGYTAQ; the protein is encoded by the coding sequence TTGAAATTAAGAGATAAAGTAGCGGTGATTACCGGCGGTGCCAGCGGAATTGGCCTTGCGGCGGCTCGGTTATTCGCGCAAGAAGGCGCTAAGCTGGTGATCGGAGACACCTCTGATGAAGGGCAACAGGTTGTGAACACGCTCATGCGTGAAGGTCATGAGGCGATGTTTGTGTATACGGACGTGTCCAAAGAAGCGGAGGTTCGCGGTCTCATGGAAGCGGCCGTGTCGCGGTTCGGCCGGGTGGACGTGCTGTTCGCCAATGCGGGAATCGGCGAAGCTTCCCCCGCCGATGAGGTGCCGCTGGAGAAATGGCAGCGCGTCATGGACGTGAACTTGACGGGCGTATTTCTCTCCGATAAATACGCGATTCAGCAGATGATGAAGCAGGGCGGAGGCGTCATCATCAATAACGCGTCCATTCTGGGCCATGTGGGCCAGAACGGCGTGACGTCCAACGCGGCAGCTAAAGGCGGCGTTGTGAACATGACCCGCTCGCTCGGCGTCACGTACGCCAAAGAAGGCATCCGCATTAATGCGGTATGCCCCGGGTACGTGGAAACGCCGATGCTGGCGGACGCGTCCGAGCCTGAGCGCAGGGCGCTCGAGGAGGCGCATCCGATCGGCCGCTTGGGGCGCGCGGAAGAAGTCGCCAAGGCGGTGCTGTTCCTGGCGAGCGACGACGCTTCGTTTGTCGTGGGCTCAAGCCTGATGGTGGACGGCGGGTATACCGCGCAGTAA
- the serS gene encoding serine--tRNA ligase, producing MKSRGKSTDELAGFTEADKRRRELLQESEQLKNRRNVVSQDVAKMKKSGENADELIIEMRTVSDRIKELDEEIRVLEEKLDEIIMAIPNIPHESVPAGLSEEDNVETRKWSEPASFGFEPKAHWEVAQALGILDFEAAAKVTGSRFVFYKGLGARLERALINFMMDLHSDHHGYEEFLPPMIVNRDSLRGTGQLPKFEEDLFKLEGTEYCLIPTAEVPITNYHRDEILTAESLPRYYCAYSACFRSEAGSAGRDTRGLIRQHQFNKIELVKFVKPEDSYEELESLTANAEKVLQLLQLPYRVVTLCAGDMGANAAKTYDIEVWIPSGGTYREISSCTNFEDFQARRAGIRFRRDAKAKPEFVHTLNGSGLAVGRTVAAILENYQQEDGSVLIPEVLQPYMNNLKVIGLQ from the coding sequence ATGAAAAGCCGCGGTAAATCGACGGACGAGCTGGCAGGATTTACGGAAGCAGATAAGCGGCGCAGAGAATTGTTACAGGAGAGCGAACAATTAAAGAACCGTCGGAATGTAGTGTCCCAAGATGTAGCGAAAATGAAGAAATCCGGCGAGAATGCCGATGAGTTGATCATAGAGATGCGGACCGTTTCCGATCGAATTAAAGAGTTGGATGAAGAAATTCGTGTGTTAGAGGAAAAGTTGGATGAAATCATTATGGCGATCCCGAACATCCCTCACGAAAGCGTGCCGGCGGGGTTATCGGAAGAAGATAATGTGGAAACGCGGAAGTGGTCAGAGCCGGCGTCCTTCGGTTTCGAGCCTAAGGCACACTGGGAAGTAGCTCAAGCTTTGGGTATTCTTGATTTTGAAGCAGCGGCTAAAGTGACGGGGTCCCGGTTTGTATTCTACAAAGGTTTAGGGGCTAGGTTGGAGCGCGCGCTGATCAATTTCATGATGGACTTGCATTCGGATCATCACGGCTATGAGGAATTCTTGCCTCCGATGATTGTTAATCGTGACAGCCTAAGAGGTACAGGGCAGCTTCCTAAGTTTGAAGAAGATCTGTTTAAATTGGAAGGAACAGAATATTGTTTGATTCCTACCGCGGAGGTTCCGATCACCAACTACCACAGGGATGAGATTCTGACCGCAGAATCTCTGCCTAGATATTATTGCGCTTACAGCGCTTGTTTCCGTTCCGAAGCCGGGTCGGCCGGTCGGGATACGCGCGGACTCATTCGCCAGCATCAATTCAACAAGATTGAGCTGGTCAAATTTGTGAAACCGGAAGATTCGTATGAAGAGCTGGAAAGCTTAACAGCTAATGCCGAGAAGGTATTACAGCTGCTGCAGCTGCCGTATCGGGTTGTAACTCTTTGTGCAGGAGATATGGGTGCGAACGCGGCGAAAACTTACGATATCGAGGTTTGGATTCCAAGCGGCGGGACGTATCGCGAAATTTCGTCGTGCACGAATTTTGAGGATTTCCAGGCGCGCCGCGCGGGTATTCGTTTCCGTCGGGATGCGAAGGCCAAGCCGGAGTTCGTGCATACCCTGAATGGATCGGGCCTTGCGGTCGGCCGTACAGTTGCTGCGATTCTGGAAAATTACCAACAGGAAGATGGCTCGGTTTTAATTCCGGAAGTCCTTCAACCTTACATGAATAACTTGAAAGTCATTGGCTTACAATAA
- the tadA gene encoding tRNA adenosine(34) deaminase TadA produces the protein MQTLEEHERWMKEAIAEAYKAEALKEVPIGAVIVKDGVIIGRGHNLRETTFDPTAHAEMIAIREASVVLDAWRLLDCTLYVTLEPCPMCSGAIVQSRVPLVVYGTPDPKAGCAGTLMNLLQEERFNHEAAIVSGVLQQECAMLLTNFFRRLRGKPPLPLEAAGSADEPDTL, from the coding sequence ATGCAAACCCTGGAGGAACATGAACGATGGATGAAAGAAGCCATCGCGGAGGCCTATAAGGCGGAGGCCTTAAAGGAGGTTCCCATCGGGGCCGTCATCGTCAAAGACGGCGTCATTATCGGCCGCGGGCATAACCTGCGGGAAACGACCTTCGACCCCACCGCCCATGCGGAGATGATTGCGATCCGTGAGGCGTCCGTCGTACTGGATGCATGGCGACTGCTCGATTGCACACTCTACGTGACACTGGAGCCATGCCCGATGTGTTCGGGCGCTATCGTGCAATCGCGCGTCCCGCTGGTTGTATACGGCACGCCCGATCCGAAGGCGGGCTGCGCGGGCACTTTGATGAACCTGCTCCAGGAGGAGCGGTTCAATCACGAGGCGGCGATCGTCAGCGGCGTGTTGCAGCAGGAGTGCGCGATGCTGCTCACGAACTTCTTCCGCCGCCTGCGCGGGAAGCCGCCTTTGCCGCTAGAAGCGGCAGGCTCGGCGGACGAGCCAGACACGCTTTAA
- a CDS encoding small acid-soluble spore protein P, with translation MKPKVQSVTSPEEKRQQNSRDDHEDHRPEAAAGSKTVKNRNHSRHNHAEGS, from the coding sequence ATGAAACCAAAGGTTCAATCGGTTACCAGCCCTGAGGAAAAAAGACAGCAAAACTCGCGGGATGACCACGAAGATCATCGTCCTGAAGCGGCCGCGGGCTCCAAAACCGTCAAAAACCGGAATCATTCTCGGCATAATCACGCAGAGGGAAGTTAA
- a CDS encoding HAMP domain-containing sensor histidine kinase: MSLKTKLSLIIVMVVTVILTLNNIANYFTNRETLTRELHNQMRLTSKQISMDFQQWQSSTQYIHHILGEHLRSAAIGASQEMGPDAAKVTQTMLTRISDKFNISHMAIYIPDQRGFKAVQSTNPSELNSMIMPQSLTHRAVTKLMQDREATLQHGQLKDFWSEPIRYANEDPRKISKSGYYYDGTTNYIIHIYFDETDLKRFGLTLNPEQMLQKAMKNFPALLEVSAFNTKFFMQNPANKEKMPLVSSHYAGPVYFGTYNYSHYIKDAQAIEQTLKTRKEIMYEETIQDKRVIKSFYAQTYFPCVIGLVLDLSVVESTLMKYTLTNAVISLLLIFGLFLGIYTLSGYAVRPIRTILGHLTDIAGGQFDIRVPIQRRDELGLLALRVNTMSKSLVQYSEAMENTLEELKTTQDFLDSFINHTSDAIDVVDMKHQVIRINRAFEQLYGWSKEDAVGRRLEVIPEDLTGEAWTLHRRVMRGENISGFETVRQRKDGTLFHVSLTVSPIRDKKGKIIALVGISRDITERLKTEELLRQSDKLTVVGQLAAGVAHEIRNPLTTLRGFVQLQRYQKATEEHVTLMLSELDRINLIVSEFLVLAKPQAVNYQYKSINSILRSVLSLLEPQALLHNIEFHVISEEELPLVKCEENQLKQVFINVLKNAIDAMPEGGNITIYLEPEGKHALRLRFVDEGIGIPEEDLQQVGSPFYTGKENGTGLGIMVSQRLIENHHGHMHITSDVGVGTTVEIMLPFSF; the protein is encoded by the coding sequence ATGTCCTTGAAGACGAAGCTGAGCTTAATCATCGTAATGGTTGTAACCGTCATTCTAACCCTGAATAATATTGCGAATTATTTCACCAATCGGGAAACCCTGACACGGGAGCTTCATAATCAGATGAGGCTGACATCCAAACAGATCAGCATGGATTTTCAACAATGGCAGAGCAGCACCCAATATATTCATCATATTCTGGGCGAACATCTGCGAAGCGCGGCGATTGGCGCCTCACAAGAGATGGGTCCGGATGCGGCCAAAGTTACTCAGACCATGCTAACTCGAATCAGCGATAAATTTAATATCTCTCATATGGCGATATACATCCCGGACCAGCGGGGGTTTAAAGCCGTTCAATCAACAAACCCATCCGAATTAAACAGCATGATTATGCCTCAAAGTTTAACACACCGTGCTGTAACAAAGCTTATGCAAGATCGTGAAGCCACACTCCAACACGGACAATTGAAAGATTTCTGGAGCGAGCCGATTCGTTATGCGAACGAGGACCCCCGAAAGATATCGAAGTCCGGATACTATTATGACGGAACAACGAACTACATTATACATATCTATTTTGACGAAACAGATCTCAAGCGCTTTGGCTTAACTTTAAATCCGGAACAAATGCTGCAAAAAGCGATGAAAAACTTTCCTGCTTTACTTGAAGTATCCGCCTTCAACACGAAATTCTTCATGCAAAATCCCGCCAATAAAGAAAAAATGCCTTTGGTTTCCTCTCATTATGCAGGACCGGTTTATTTTGGAACGTACAACTACAGCCATTATATTAAGGATGCTCAAGCCATTGAACAAACGCTCAAGACCCGCAAAGAAATTATGTACGAAGAGACGATTCAGGATAAGCGTGTCATCAAAAGCTTCTATGCTCAAACCTATTTCCCTTGTGTAATCGGGCTCGTGCTGGACTTGTCGGTCGTAGAAAGCACATTAATGAAATACACCCTGACCAACGCGGTGATTTCCTTGTTGTTGATTTTCGGTTTATTCCTGGGCATTTATACACTGTCGGGGTATGCCGTCCGCCCCATCCGAACCATTCTTGGTCATTTGACGGATATAGCGGGAGGGCAATTCGATATCCGGGTACCCATCCAGCGCAGAGATGAGTTGGGTCTGTTGGCGCTTAGAGTGAACACGATGTCGAAAAGCCTGGTTCAATATTCGGAGGCGATGGAGAACACGCTTGAGGAACTGAAAACGACGCAGGATTTCCTCGACTCCTTCATTAATCACACCTCCGATGCCATAGATGTCGTGGACATGAAGCATCAGGTCATACGGATCAACCGAGCGTTTGAGCAGCTCTATGGATGGTCCAAGGAGGATGCCGTAGGTCGTCGTCTGGAAGTGATCCCCGAAGATCTGACAGGGGAGGCTTGGACGCTGCACAGGAGAGTGATGCGGGGAGAGAATATCAGCGGATTTGAGACGGTACGGCAACGCAAAGACGGCACCCTATTCCATGTCTCGCTGACCGTATCGCCCATCCGTGACAAGAAGGGAAAGATTATTGCTCTGGTCGGCATCTCCCGGGATATTACAGAACGGCTGAAAACGGAAGAATTACTGAGGCAGTCGGATAAACTGACGGTAGTGGGACAATTGGCCGCCGGCGTGGCTCATGAAATTCGGAATCCGCTGACGACACTGAGAGGTTTTGTTCAGCTGCAGCGATATCAGAAAGCAACGGAGGAGCATGTAACCCTGATGCTGTCCGAATTAGATCGAATTAACCTGATTGTGAGCGAGTTTCTCGTGTTGGCTAAACCCCAGGCGGTCAATTACCAATATAAGTCGATTAACAGCATTTTGCGAAGTGTACTGTCTTTGCTGGAGCCGCAGGCCTTGTTACATAATATTGAGTTTCATGTCATATCGGAGGAAGAGTTGCCTCTGGTGAAATGCGAGGAGAATCAATTAAAGCAGGTGTTTATCAATGTATTGAAAAATGCGATCGACGCCATGCCCGAGGGTGGGAACATCACCATTTACCTGGAACCTGAAGGGAAGCATGCACTGCGCTTACGCTTCGTGGATGAAGGGATCGGCATCCCTGAGGAGGATTTGCAGCAGGTAGGGTCCCCTTTCTATACGGGCAAGGAGAACGGTACGGGCCTTGGCATTATGGTGAGCCAAAGGCTCATCGAAAATCACCACGGACATATGCATATTACGAGTGATGTAGGCGTGGGGACTACGGTGGAAATTATGCTGCCGTTCTCTTTTTGA
- the corA gene encoding magnesium/cobalt transporter CorA, whose protein sequence is MIRTLAVTQDGMLEMDVPFEQLEDERIDWYWVDYEAATQEERLTLDTHFHFHPLAIEDCVHFLQRPKLDHYDETHFFVLHAMNDVTLEANEVDLFLNSRFIVTFHLEPNAEIEEAWSRFTQQPGLRKQGPLHAAYMVMDKLVDQYFPSVHRIEDELNEIEFRSGSKINDIMDQVFKLRSDLLKLRRTIVPMRDLLYRVVNSQRIEGLKSQMVYFQDIYDHLLKLSEMIESNRELTADLRDNYLSISSNRMNHIMKTLTVITVIFMPLTFIAGVYGMNFDWMPELEWSFGYPLIVGLMAALGLGMFTWFKRKGWFE, encoded by the coding sequence ATGATTAGAACATTAGCCGTCACCCAAGACGGGATGCTGGAGATGGATGTGCCTTTCGAACAACTGGAAGATGAGCGAATCGATTGGTACTGGGTTGATTATGAGGCGGCTACACAGGAAGAACGATTGACGCTGGATACCCATTTTCACTTTCATCCGCTGGCCATTGAGGATTGTGTGCATTTCCTGCAACGACCGAAGCTGGATCATTACGATGAGACCCATTTCTTCGTGTTGCATGCGATGAATGACGTAACGCTGGAGGCCAACGAAGTCGACCTGTTTCTGAACAGCCGGTTTATCGTGACGTTTCATTTGGAACCTAATGCCGAGATTGAAGAGGCCTGGAGCCGTTTCACGCAACAACCCGGACTTCGTAAGCAAGGTCCGCTGCATGCGGCCTATATGGTCATGGACAAGCTGGTGGATCAGTATTTCCCTAGTGTGCATCGAATAGAAGATGAGTTAAACGAGATTGAATTCCGGTCCGGGAGCAAAATCAACGATATTATGGACCAAGTGTTCAAGCTGAGATCGGATTTGTTGAAGTTACGGCGTACCATTGTGCCTATGCGGGATCTTCTCTACCGAGTAGTGAATTCCCAACGAATTGAGGGCTTAAAGTCCCAGATGGTCTACTTCCAGGATATCTATGATCATCTGCTGAAATTATCGGAAATGATTGAATCCAACCGGGAGCTTACCGCGGATTTAAGGGATAATTATCTGTCGATCAGCTCGAATCGGATGAATCATATTATGAAAACCTTAACGGTTATAACGGTCATTTTCATGCCGCTGACGTTCATTGCAGGGGTGTATGGAATGAATTTCGACTGGATGCCGGAGCTGGAATGGTCTTTCGGTTACCCGTTAATTGTGGGATTAATGGCGGCGCTGGGGTTGGGGATGTTCACGTGGTTCAAGCGTAAAGGATGGTTTGAATGA
- a CDS encoding MDR family MFS transporter yields the protein MTTKAKGNKNNSMGVVLAGLLLGILMASMDNTIVATAMGTIIGELGGLDKFVWVTSAYMVAEMAGMPIFGKLSDMYGRKRFFVFGIIVFMFGSILCGTADSIVELSIYRAIQGIGAGAMVPTAFTIMFDVVPPQDRGKLGGLFGAVFGLSSIFGPLLGAYITDYIHWEWIFYINLPLGAIAFVLVAFFYKESAIHTKQKIDWVGAATLVGGIVALMFALELGGKEYAWDSVQIIGLFAAFAVLTLVFIFVERRAEEPIITFGMFKQRLYASSNLIAILSGAAFITASVYIPIYVQGVLGGKATNSGLLLLPMMVGSVVTASLGGIFLNRFKFRTIMVPTLAILVVGMGLLATLNPDTPRWMITIMMILVGLGIGASFSVLSNAAIHSFSARQRGSATSTLNFLRSLGMTLGITVFGIIQSHLFSSKLSKAFAESDMGAMPEGMSSDVRELLSEEGRKAIPPQVLETITDTLSSSIVTTFTWAIIPAVLALIASFAMGGEKMDPNAEEGEYSAAH from the coding sequence ATGACAACAAAAGCAAAAGGTAACAAAAACAACAGTATGGGCGTCGTCCTAGCAGGGTTGCTGTTAGGGATTCTGATGGCCTCCATGGATAATACCATTGTCGCGACAGCGATGGGGACGATTATCGGCGAATTGGGCGGTTTGGATAAGTTCGTTTGGGTAACCTCGGCTTATATGGTTGCTGAGATGGCGGGTATGCCGATCTTCGGTAAACTGTCCGACATGTACGGGCGCAAGCGTTTCTTCGTATTCGGTATTATTGTGTTCATGTTCGGTTCGATCCTGTGCGGTACGGCAGACTCCATCGTGGAGCTGAGCATATACCGCGCGATTCAAGGGATCGGCGCAGGTGCGATGGTTCCGACAGCGTTCACCATCATGTTCGACGTTGTTCCTCCGCAGGATCGCGGTAAACTCGGCGGATTGTTCGGTGCGGTGTTTGGTTTGTCGAGTATTTTTGGTCCATTGTTAGGCGCATATATTACAGATTACATCCATTGGGAATGGATTTTCTACATCAACTTGCCTCTGGGCGCCATCGCGTTCGTCTTGGTTGCTTTCTTCTACAAAGAATCGGCCATCCATACAAAGCAAAAAATCGACTGGGTCGGCGCGGCCACACTGGTCGGCGGTATAGTCGCACTCATGTTCGCCTTGGAGTTAGGCGGCAAGGAATACGCATGGGATTCCGTACAAATCATTGGATTGTTCGCGGCTTTCGCAGTATTAACCCTAGTCTTCATCTTCGTGGAAAGACGCGCGGAGGAACCGATTATCACGTTCGGTATGTTTAAACAGCGGTTGTATGCTTCAAGTAACCTGATCGCGATTCTAAGCGGTGCGGCATTCATTACGGCGTCCGTATATATCCCGATTTATGTGCAAGGGGTTCTGGGCGGTAAAGCGACCAACTCCGGATTACTCTTGCTTCCCATGATGGTAGGTTCCGTTGTAACAGCTTCACTAGGCGGTATTTTCTTGAATCGGTTTAAATTTAGAACGATTATGGTGCCGACGCTCGCTATTCTGGTTGTAGGCATGGGCTTGCTGGCCACGCTTAACCCGGATACGCCGCGATGGATGATCACCATTATGATGATCTTAGTCGGCCTCGGGATCGGTGCTTCCTTCTCCGTCCTGAGCAACGCGGCCATTCATTCCTTCTCGGCCAGACAGCGCGGATCGGCTACATCGACATTGAACTTCTTGCGCTCCCTGGGCATGACATTGGGAATTACCGTGTTCGGTATTATCCAAAGTCATTTGTTCAGCAGCAAGTTGTCCAAAGCTTTTGCTGAATCCGACATGGGCGCTATGCCTGAAGGCATGAGCAGTGATGTGCGCGAACTTCTCTCCGAGGAAGGGCGTAAAGCAATCCCGCCGCAGGTGCTGGAAACCATCACAGACACACTGTCTTCCTCCATTGTCACGACCTTTACCTGGGCGATTATCCCGGCGGTTCTCGCCTTGATAGCCTCCTTCGCCATGGGCGGCGAGAAAATGGATCCGAATGCGGAAGAAGGGGAGTACTCGGCAGCGCATTAA